In Vicinamibacteria bacterium, the following are encoded in one genomic region:
- a CDS encoding ABC transporter permease codes for MSGAALLAAARTSSAQTEGVTASEILIGSCAALEGPANALGTQTVLGAKAYLNHINEGGG; via the coding sequence TTGAGCGGGGCCGCCCTCCTCGCCGCTGCCCGGACCAGCTCTGCCCAGACGGAGGGTGTCACGGCGTCCGAGATCCTCATTGGCTCCTGCGCTGCGCTCGAGGGCCCCGCCAACGCTCTGGGCACGCAGACCGTGCTCGGAGCCAAGGCCTATTTGAACCACATCAACGAAGGCGGCGGGG